One genomic window of Entelurus aequoreus isolate RoL-2023_Sb linkage group LG07, RoL_Eaeq_v1.1, whole genome shotgun sequence includes the following:
- the hoxc13a gene encoding homeobox protein Hox-C13a, giving the protein MTTSLLVHPRWADTLMYVYEKSPNESGPNKSQTMEGLSGNCPATHCRDLMSHPALGRHSGTIATHQGSVYSDISSPDSARQCPAPQSSSGASLSYGYPFGGPYYGCRLSHSHNVNLQQKPCSYHPADKYAEPSSALPTEELSSRAKEFAFYPSFASSYQAVPGYLDVSVVPSISGHPEPRHDALIPMEGYQHWALSNGWDGQVYCSKEQSQSSHLWKSPFPDVVPLQPEVSSYRRGRKKRVPYTKVQLKELEKEYAASKFITKDKRRRISAATNLSERQVTIWFQNRRVKEKKFVSKSKSNHLHTT; this is encoded by the exons ATGACGACTTCGCTGCTTGTGCATCCACGCTGGGCGGACACCTTGATGTACGTTTATGAAAAAAGCCCGAATGAAAGCGGACCGAATAAAAGCCAAACAATGGAGGGACTGAGCGGTAATTGCCCCGCGACCCACTGCAGGGACCTGATGTCGCACCCCGCCCTGGGACGACACTCCGGCACCATAGCGACCCACCAAGGCTCCGTCTACTCGGATATTTCCTCGCCGGACAGCGCTCGCCAGTGTCCAGCCCCGCAGTCGTCCTCGGGCGCCTCGCTCAGCTACGGCTACCCGTTCGGGGGCCCGTACTACGGCTGCAGGCTGTCCCACTCGCACAACGTCAACTTGCAGCAGAAGCCGTGCTCGTACCACCCCGCAGACAAATACGCCGAGCCCAGCAGCGCGCTGCCCACCGAGGAACTGTCTAGCCGGGCCAAAGAGTTTGCCTTTTACCCCAGCTTCGCCAGCTCGTACCAGGCCGTGCCGGGATATCTGGACGTGTCGGTGGTGCCCAGCATCAGTGGCCACCCCGAGCCGCGGCACGACGCCCTCATCCCCATGGAGGGCTACCAGCACTGGGCTCTCTCCAATGGCTGGGATGGGCAGGTGTACTGCTCCAAGGAACAATCGCAGTCCAGCCATCTGTGGAAGTCACCGTttccag ATGTGGTGCCCCTGCAGCCTGAGGTGAGCAGTTACCGGCGTGGCCGTAAAAAGCGCGTCCCTTACACCAAGGTGCAGCTGAAGGAGCTGGAGAAGGAGTACGCAGCCAGCAAGTTCATCACCAAAGACAAGAGGAGGCGCATCTCGGCCGCCACCAACCTCTCAGAGCGCCAAGTCACCATTTGGTTCCAGAACCGGCGGGTCAAGGAGAAGAAGTTCGTCAGTAAATCCAAGAGCAACCACCTGCACACCACCTGA